Proteins co-encoded in one Corylus avellana chromosome ca9, CavTom2PMs-1.0 genomic window:
- the LOC132191258 gene encoding uncharacterized protein LOC132191258 produces MVKTKQRLVAIPTNKNITPSGHMDLLGDDSWVIVKKQRITILVPPLPAAKKLTTQNLGPDQPQATTKKTATNQIQLPIDICSRMPPIEEQENSMSLAPKQGIRFAGKAPAQDMPTLAKPPRIDLRTEAGKPDQVGTSKIYERFGVSDASNVIKRPRLLDCPSIILDGGMFLNQRLRASNLERKLQKAGGLSRWLASLGLGQFVRIFQRKSVNKFQLVNLTMKKLKDMGANAVGPRRKLIHAINCVCQPHGLEAI; encoded by the coding sequence ATGGTGAAAACAAAGCAAAGACTTGTGGCAATCCCTACAAACAAGAATATCACGCCAAGTGGCCACATGGACCTACTGGGAGATGATAGTTGGGTGATCGTGAAAAAGCAGAGGATCACCATTTTGGTGCCTCCTCTACCTGCTGCCAAAAAGTTGACAACTCAAAACCTGGGACCAGATCAGCCACAAGCCACAACCAAAAAAACAGCGACTAACCAAATACAACTCCCAATTGATATATGTTCCAGAATGCCTCCAATTGAGGAACAAGAGAACTCGATGTCATTGGCCCCTAAACAGGGTATTCGATTTGCGGGAAAAGCTCCTGCTCAAGACATGCCAACATTAGCCAAGCCACCAAGGATAGATTTAAGAACAGAAGCAGGAAAGCCGGATCAAGTTGGCACATCAAAGATTTATGAAAGATTTGGGGTATCTGATGCCTCAAATGTGATCAAGCGGCCTAGACTATTAGACTGCCCCAGTATCATCCTCGACGGGGGAATGTTTCTAAATCAAAGGCTCAGGGCATCAAATCTTGAGAGGAAGCTTCAAAAAGCTGGTGGATTAAGCAGGTGGTTAGCATCACTTGGACTTGGTCAGTTTGTGAGGATTTTTCAAAGGAAGAGTGTTAATAAGTTTCAGCTGGTGAATTTAACAATGAAGAAGCTCAAGGATATGGGTGCAAATGCAGTGGGGCCTAGGAGGAAACTGATACATGCTATAAACTGTGTTTGCCAGCCCCATGGTTTGGAGGCCATCTGA